The following DNA comes from Theileria parva strain Muguga chromosome 3 map unlocalized ctg_531, whole genome shotgun sequence.
GatttattgtatattactatatgtactatattttgtatactatgtatatgtatagtgGTGTAAGTATATCAGCGAGTATAATACTTATAGTACGCATGGTATATTTAGTATAGAAAACAAACTGGAgcaattaaattaataattaacacaataaaaatcattttaatgttaaattaaaaagatCAGGCCATAATTTGTGTAGGTTTGGAGGTGAAGAAATCCCTGTTAGTGTAGGTGTTTTCGCTGGAAACAGACTTTAGTTTACTGAGGTCCAAATCGAAGCTTTGTTGGTCATCTTCATTAATTTGAGGGTAGTTATGATCAAAGTTCATTGAGTTCATGTCATTAGTGAGAAAGTCGAGCTCCTGGACAAGTTCAAGATCATCGATCTCGTAACTACGAGTTATCATGCCCAATCTCTCAGAAATTTCTTCCAAATTACGCTTATCAGACTCCATAAACGAGTCGAAGTCTTTCCTATTCAACTCCTTACTTATTTCAGAAAGTAATTTATTGCCAATCTCCAAATTACGAATTGACTCAACTTGgaactaataaatattcaGATAATTTGGATCAAATTGAAAACACAATTgtatgtaaatataatataactaataacaattgtatgtgtaaataaaagGTACATTTGCGGATTCAGTATCGGAAATGAGttgtaatattttgaaGCATAGTTCATCGAGGATTGAAAGTTGCTTTGAAACCAGAGCTTTTCTCTTAAGAACAAAGAGCGCGTTGGTTCTATCGTTTTCTTTAACGTATTTTAGACACATATCATTGAATTTTGATAATCGATCCTGGAGCGACTCTCTTTTCTCCAGAAGTCCATCTAAAAATAGAAtcgttaaaattatcaaaagaTAACAAAAGATAAGgtagaaattaaaaaaattagtaaCTGGATAATAAAGAACATGTAGAAGAtgatatgtaaaatttaaatgtgtaaataccTCTTAAGGATTTAAGCTTGATCATTTTGGAACTGTAGGTGGTTTTAGGCTTCCTAAAGCATACAAAAAGTCTAGAAAATCCCATCGTATAACCGAGAGAAAAATTATGatacaaaaaaataatgatcGTTATCTACAACAATAGTGTGGTTTAACACTATCACCTGTGAAAATTCAgtgaatataaaaaatggCGGAGAAGAAGCCCCTGAGTGAAGTGTACAAAAATGTAGTTTGTAAGTTTTAAAGTCAAATTAAAAGATTCTTTAGATTCTGTGCCGGATTTATACTCCTACAATGATATCCAAAAACTAATGGACTTAAATATCCGAGCGGTAAGAAATAATCAATGgaatacaaaatttttaatttaggCATTTAAAGAAATTGGCTTAAAGATTGATAATAAAGTCATTTACTTTAGAATTTTCCTCTATTTAGTCATGAACGCACTCGGGGCCTACATCACCTTCTTTGTTCAAGTAGAAAAgtcaaaatttttactaaaaGTTATGTTGGTAAGTTAAataatcattattttcttGATTAGATTGTTTTTTTCTCTGTATTTTCCCTCTATATCGCCTACGATAAGGTTCTTTTAAGAAGGGCGCATTTTGTCGTAAAACTCAAAGTAACCTTCGTTCTCTCATTATTATAACTTTAGAACTGTAAAGTATTAGTGTGGACAAAGGTTAAAAGGTTAAAAGGAACTTATGAGATCAGTACGTCATGCCATAGTAGACCATAGAATATAACTAAATGTgtatacaaattaattaaaaattagaatatAAAAAGGGAGGTTTGAAGAATAAAGCTGAAACCTACACATTACCACTGGGCGATTTGTTTTTCTCAGACGGAGAGTGCGATTACGAtcattttgtaaaattaatggaGAAGCTCAAACCGAGGCTTCTCAGTCTTGATACAAGATCTAAGAAAAAGgactaattttttatacattttatacacTTCATTTTTTCGTAATATTGGTAGTACTTAACTCTTTAGTTTTCGTTTTCTGGAAGGTTTTGGCgctaaataatagtataaagGTATGAAATTACCTCTGGGATTTCCTCTAGAGTAGAAAGTTTGTAGCAGATTTACTGACTCTTCTGATAGTAAACCTCCACAACACTTTATAGTAGGTAGATCACCATTCCTAAATATAACTTTACTTAACTGAATGATTGGAGGAATGAATAAAAACATACGATAAGTGTAACGATAAAACGGAACCACAACCACCAAacttttcatttttacatCCATAATACACTTCAGTCAAACcttaaaatagttattttagtgtaaaaagtgtaaaactaattaaaatataagtAACTAAGAGGGAGTAAAAAGAAAATACCAATGAGTTGAAGTGCTGTGGTACACATAATACAAGGTTCACAGGTAACAAACAGAACAAATCCTGAACAAAACTCTCTAAGTTTCCCAGAATCTTGTTGTGACTTGTAACCGTTTGGTTCCATGTCaattaacttatttatGGCCTCAAGTTCACAGTGCCAAGTGgactaaaatattaagttcgatggataaaaattacattatatGTCAAGTTTGTAGCGTTTGACGAAGAAGCCACTACCTCTCTGGTAGCCTTAGAAACTATGATACAGGCAACTGCAACTTCCTCCTTATCCAGAGCTTTTTTGGcctaataaatataaaacagATAAAAATCACCTCTTCAAGAGCcaatttcataaaattttctattTCATCCTCTGTAAACTCCTCCATCACCTCAAACAAATATGAATCGTGctaaaaatcaaaaaaaaGTCAagcaaaatttaaattatggataaaaataaatataaaaaattatattaagCATGTTTACaaagtattaaataaatgtgtaaaattttcaatatGACCAGGCAAGAATCCAATTTGCACATTTCAAAATAGAATCTTTCATTGCctacaaattttttacagttttatataaaatagttataaatatagtatataaatggGTAGTTTGGTACTTGTAGTTCTAGCTTTGAAGCGTTTGGTTTTTTCATGTAAAAATGCGATGAAGCTTCTTTGAAGACCTCAAGTACTATGTCAACTCCTCTGTGAAATGTTGTTAGAAGATACTGTTCCCGGTGATTCTCTGTGTTGTGTTCTGAAGGCATTAACCTGAAATCCGTCTGGTTATTCATTAGAGTTTTAAGCTTTTTTGGCATCTCATTTATTACATAATCAAACATATTTATCCCCTTGTGTTTATTCTTGACAATATTATAACGATTAGCCTTTGCTGAAGAAATGAAATTGCTTATCATTTCTTCTGTGACAGAATCAGACTTCAGAACTTGATCAATAAGGTTTGTCCTGTTTGACTCCAATAAAAGAGTAGGAATTGATAGCTTCGTCAACTTTTCAAGGTCTACATGAGTGCTATCATACAATATAAGGGATTGTAAAACCTTTGAAAGGGGTTTTACCAAGTTAACTTCTTTTGCTTTTTTAGCCTCCTGATGACTTTGAaccaattttatattctcCAAACCGTTCAAAAGGTCTTCAATTATTGGCACTGATTGCCTCCTCATCAATTCTTCCATTCTTTCAGTGCTAAATCGCTCAATTAACTGATCCATTTTCTTCCCCACCTCTTCATTTTTCTTCACTTTACTATTATCTGAGAAATTAGAATACTTTGATATAGTGTTCAACATTGAATTGTTAATGTAATTAATGATTAAATTGGCTTGATCACCTAGTGCAACGAATGAAATACGGTCAACTTTGTAAGCACTTTGAACAAGCTTAAGTAATCTGTTCAAGAGTACAAAGTACCATTCGTCTCCTTGATTTATTATGGGAATATCAGGGACAAAGACTAGTCCCTTGGAATTTATAGCTATTTCATCGGCTAAGTATCTTATGTTCTGGTCTCTGTAACCGGCCTGATTTGGGAGTAAAATCGTGCCTATAAAAAAGTCACCTTCAAGTGGAATTTTCTCAACTGTCTGTCCAATACAAATATCATAGTTACGCCTAAAAGCTATTGAGTCATTTACTACCACAGAACCCACTTCATCAAACTTTATAAACTCCTTTGGAACTGAAACATACACTCTCAAGTTATCCTCTAAACTTCCCATTGAATTCTTATCCGTACCAACTTTAACAGGGTTTCTATCATCTATTGTGAAAATAGGGTTGTTCTGATCATTTTCTgccatttttaaaacaatttcaGGATATTTAGAAGATTCATATTTGTCGATATCATTTAACAAATCATTGTGTTTATATTCTTTAATGTACAAATCCTTTGACTCACTTGAATTTTTAGCTATTTTGTCAGTAGAACCGTCAAACGCTGGCGAATTTGAATCAAAAAGCCCTACACATATTtgtaattataaaaattacctgtGGTTGAGATTGGAGAGTCTGAGAAAACGGCCCTGAAATCAGTGACAAACTCTTCTGGCGCATTCTCAGTATAGTATTTCTGTGCCTTTTCAAGCTTATTTAGTGAGTCATTGTAGGAATTTATCTCGTCTTTAACCCAATTTTTAAGAGGAACTTCCAAGAAATACCTGCACATTTCATCCTCAAGAACTACATCCGCAGAGTCTTCCTGGAACTCTTTTCCAAACCCAAACTCATCTTCCCCTTCAAATTTCTCATAGTATTCCCTCTCAACCGTATCGTCTGGCTGATTATTAGTTAGTAAAGAGTTTAACTTAATATCATCCTCAGGCGAGTCTGTGCTAGTTATACCACAAATACGATTATGCTCTTCCCTATTCTTTTTAGCCTTGTCTAAAATTTCCTGCAAAGTGTGAGTATTTTGGGATTCGGTATCCAGAAAAGTTTCACCAACTTCGTAAACGCGGCCTAAACAACGGTCTGACCTTGGGGTATCAGGGAGGTAATTACGGATCCCAACGGGGTCCAAATTCTTGTAAATGGTGTTCATACTGGGAATTTTAGTCTCATAGTACTCAGTCATCAACTCCTCATCCGAAGAATCCATAGGCACATCTTCAAACCAGTCATATTTCCTGAGGTCATCCTTATCTCCTTCCCTCTTTAATATCTCAGATTGAGCAGAAATCAGTGATGATAATTCCTCGTTTATATCAGCTCGGTCGGTACTAACTATACCCTCGGAAGGAGAGTTATTGTCAGTAGTTTCATTTGAAGGGTTATTTGGTGTAGAATCACTTGGAGTGGAGTGATAGTGTTGATTGAATTTTGTTAAACAAGGCGAAATATAGCCCAAATTAACACTTCTGATGAGTGGAATTCTCAACTTTATAGACGATTTctttaaatgtgtaatacaTTCTGAAGAATTATGCGATGAAATTAAACCATAACCAAGTGATAAAAGTAAGGAATTATTAATGTTCATTTAGAATTCATCAAAGAAAATTCTTCATCCTTCcaacaatttttaacaataaactatcatagttttaaattatttaaaataatgtacaTGTTATCaacaaatgtgtagattatacaaaatattattattggaATCCAAAATTGTGTGACACAatcttaaattttaaaatttctaaaattaatttttaatgggcaaattaataaaaaatgtaacGGAAAATGTTTATAATGTCATTCCTAAACCTTCTAAACCTTTTGTAGATATTAAACGTATTAAAGTAtgatttttacacattaacacTTTGAAATCATACctttattagttatatatagaataatattagtaataatatattcattatttatattgatgataataatttaaacttagTGCATTGGAGGAAAGGGAGGTGACGGGGCTTTGGCCTTTTCTAAACATGGTCCGCACCATCTACTAGGTCCTGGTCTCCCAGTAGGCGGAAGAGGTGGAAATGGAGGCAGCGTTTATGCTGAACCTATCAAGAAATTGAATGAAAGATCTGATTTCAGCACTATTCCATCAGTTGTAACCGCCAAACATGGCTCAACAGGCAAagtattacattaaatCCTCTGTATACTGCATACAACACATAGATTACACATCTAATAATCTATAGGGTAATAGAATTAGGGGAAATAATGGAGAggatataatattaaaaatgcCTATTGGTAGTCtgatatataaatttgaaccTTTTGGCGATTTGGAGAATTGGAGGAATTTGTGCGATAACTGGACCAAAACCTTAATCGCAGATTTTGACTCAACTGTACCAATTTTATTCcattaaacatttaaaaatggttTAGGAGTGTGAAAGAGTATTACTGGCTTCTGGAGGATTAGGTGGTTTGGGTAACAATTTTAGGTACTTTAAACCTTGAACATTTAGTTTAGAACACCTTACGAATCGGAATTTGGCACCGAACCTGAAGAAAACTACTACGTACAACTCAAATAATCTTATTAAACTTTAGGAATTacaactaaaattaatcgCCGATGTTGGCTTATTAGGGTTACCAAATGTTGGAAAATCAACACTTTTCTCAACAGTATCTTCTAAATTACATTAGTAAATGAAgaaattgatattattCTAGATAACTCGATGTGTGAGTAAAGTTGGTAACTATCCATTCACAACCTTGTCACCCTATGTTggatatataaaatttaatgatgGTAGTTGAATTTTGAGTATTTAGTGATTTATTAGGATTTGATTTAAGTATCGTGGATTTGCCTGGAATCATAGATTGTGGAAAAGAAAACTTGTTCCTAGGTCATCTTGAGCGTGTCagactaattttatatgtaATTGATCCCTGTAATCCAACACACAACTGTAtagataattttaacactctCAGGTATCCATTTAGATTTTATAAACTATTTTAGggaaaaattaattggaTTTAATTTGGCTGAAAAGCCCTTCATAATAGTAACGTCTAAGATGGACGTTGCATGTAAATTATCTTGTCAAAGAACTGACGAACTACAACAATACGtatgtaattattaattaaccTTTAATTTAGCTGTTTTCTATTGGAATTAATGCCCCAATTATACCAATCAGTGCAAAGTATAACATGGGCCTAGAAAGTAACACCTGATAAAcacaaaattaatatagGCTTGGTGAAAACAATGCGAAAATCACTAGaataatgtatattaaccgattatactataattaaCAGGGTACAAGTAGAGATAAAttagaaaaaattattcaagaTAGTCCTTAATAGAATCTTGGACGACTTGGGGTAGAGTATCGTATTCAAGTTTCCACAAGCAAGTGCACTCTTTGCTCTTATATCCCTTGCTCCCGCTCTTGCTATGCTTGTTGCAGATGTTATAGTACTGATCATAGTAGTCTGTGAGTGGTGTGGGAAACTTTAGAGGGTCAAACCGGAGCTTTGACTGCTTGAAAATCTTACACCCAGAGGGGATTGGGTATTGAATATGTTGGATGTGGGTCCTATGAGGAGAGTCAACTGGTACAAacaaatgataattttggCTAAACAAGTCAGACAAGAGAAGATTTTGGAGTTTTCTGTATCCAAAAGATAGTGGATTAAGTTCCCTGTTAAACTGGAGCATAAATTGTTGTTTAAGCTGGGCTAGAACCAGGCCGTTTTTCCTGTTATCCACGAGCAGAGAAACGATTTTAAGCACCTCGTTTATGCAAGTACAAACTGGATATCTTGACTTTTTAAGCTTTGGAAACAACTCCTGGGCAGTTTTTTCACAAGCTGAAACCGGCAATAAAATCCGCTGAGTGTATACGAAGATTCCAGAGTATATGGCCAGCTGCACCAGGTGAACCACCTCACCAAGTCTCATGTCCCTGAAGGCTTCAACTTCATTCTTTAGTCTTTCTGCGAAAGCATATCTGCCTCCGTTAAAGTCCTTGTCGTCCTTAACCTTATCATTATTGTTAGTCAGAATTGATGAGGCGAAGATGTTCAGCTGGCGCCAGTAGTAATCGTCGTAGCTGTTGATGGTGGAGTGAGTATCCACAAAGCCTTTAAAGTCACTTGGTTCCTTAATCAAGTAAACCACCCAGCCCATCTCACCTTTAACCCTCAGCTCAATGTTCAGCTTCACTGTGTTCTTGCAGTGGAGGGACACATAGGCAACCTCAGCTGCACTCCAAAAGTTGTCACAAATCGATCTCTTCATCTGATTTGCCACATCGCCTACAAATTTATGAAAGaattttcaatattaaatactaaattattactaattaattaaatactaaattattactaattaattaaatactaaattattactaattaatattatagtgAATGAATTAATACCTAGGTAAGGTTTAATGCCTTCCCTGTATAAGAATTGTACTGACTCAATCAAGCACTTTTCGAGGTTAGTAAAAAAGTTCATGAGGGCAAGTTTGTTACTTTGAAGACTTGTGATAATGTGTTTTAGCCAAGTGTTTTCAATTTGGGGAAGTAAATTGCCGTTACTTGTTCTGATCCAGCTGAGACCACCTCTTCTCTCGGCTATTCCAATCATCCCTTGGTGAATGTCTTCTCTGTAGTACAACTGCTGCCGTATGTACTGCTCAGTGATCATTTGTTCAGTATCATACTGTTCCCTCCTGTCATATTGATCTTTTCTCTCATAAGGGTCCCTCCTTTCGAAGCCATCCCTTATCTGCAGATCTCTTTTATCCATAGCATCCCTCCTTGTGGCGTTGTTAACGATTAATTGTTGTAGTTTTTCAATAAGCTTGTCATTCTTAATGGTTTCCGGTCTTTTAAAGTATTTCAACCTATTgtcaaatttaaacatcCTCTCATCAGGTTTTGTTCTTTTGTAGCCAATTTGAGCGTCATAGCACATACGATCAGTCACCAAAGCTGTTTCTGCAGTGTTATACCTGCTAAACTCCCTTCCATCCAGTTCTATACCAGTTTTAACCTCCGCATTAGGGAACATTTCACCAACATTGTCAGCCCTGAAGGTGTTTTCCCTAAATGTGCTGGCGTTGGTGCTAGCCTTACTTTCGGGTATTATGTTAGCCCTGTTGTTGGCTATAATCTCCTTAATGATCTTGGAAATGTCAACATTATCCAGTTCTACCTTTTTTTCTGTGCTTTTTTCTTCAGTAGTGGAGTTGATTACCTGAGATGCAGGCTCATCCTGTTTTTCAGTACTGGAATCAGATACCTTGGTTTCTGGTGAAACATCCTTATCGGGTGTGTTGGTGTTGGTAACAATAGTATTGTTGAGTTTTTTATCAGCTGCATTGCAATCTGGCACCTTAGTTTCAGGCACATTCTGTTTATCAGCATTGGAATTGACTGCCTTGGTTTCAGGcatgttatttttatcagaGTTATCTTTTGAGGAGTTGGTAGTACTAATATTGGACCTATTGTGGGTAGTATTAGTGGCATAACTCTTCTTTTCAGAGTT
Coding sequences within:
- the adat2 gene encoding Cytidine and deoxycytidylate deaminase zinc-binding region family protein produces the protein MEEFTEDEIENFMKLALEEAKKALDKEEVAVACIIVSKATREVVASSSNATNLTYNSTWHCELEAINKLIDMEPNGYKSQQDSGKLREFCSGFVLFVTCEPCIMCTTALQLIGLTEVYYGCKNEKFGGCGSVLSLHLSNGDLPTIKCCGGLLSEESVNLLQTFYSRGNPRAPKPSRKRKLKS
- a CDS encoding OST-HTH Associated domain protein; protein product: MDPKNLDTQKINTHKNSHNTLKNSRYTPSNVHNTVNTSNTVDKDNTVNVVDHDSPQHNQMNNISPEIKVNTANTNVCNTNTNVYNTNANVNNTDAKSNNTPEIKLTNAVKSNTLNKENTTHSLKENSTDKKSNSTFKRVNSEKKSYATNTTHNRSNISTTNSSKDNSDKNNMPETKAVNSNADKQNVPETKVPDCNAADKKLNNTIVTNTNTPDKDVSPETKVSDSSTEKQDEPASQVINSTTEEKSTEKKVELDNVDISKIIKEIIANNRANIIPESKASTNASTFRENTFRADNVGEMFPNAEVKTGIELDGREFSRYNTAETALVTDRMCYDAQIGYKRTKPDERMFKFDNRLKYFKRPETIKNDKLIEKLQQLIVNNATRRDAMDKRDLQIRDGFERRDPYERKDQYDRREQYDTEQMITEQYIRQQLYYREDIHQGMIGIAERRGGLSWIRTSNGNLLPQIENTWLKHIITSLQSNKLALMNFFTNLEKCLIESVQFLYREGIKPYLGDVANQMKRSICDNFWSAAEVAYVSLHCKNTVKLNIELRVKGEMGWVVYLIKEPSDFKGFVDTHSTINSYDDYYWRQLNIFASSILTNNNDKVKDDKDFNGGRYAFAERLKNEVEAFRDMRLGEVVHLVQLAIYSGIFVYTQRILLPVSACEKTAQELFPKLKKSRYPVCTCINEVLKIVSLLVDNRKNGLVLAQLKQQFMLQFNRELNPLSFGYRKLQNLLLSDLFSQNYHLFVPVDSPHRTHIQHIQYPIPSGCKIFKQSKLRFDPLKFPTPLTDYYDQYYNICNKHSKSGSKGYKSKECTCLWKLEYDTLPQVVQDSIKDYLE
- the obg gene encoding 50S ribosome-binding GTPase family protein, with amino-acid sequence MGKLIKNVTENVYNVIPKPSKPFVDIKRIKCIGGKGGDGALAFSKHGPHHLLGPGLPVGGRGGNGGSVYAEPIKKLNERSDFSTIPSVVTAKHGSTGKGNRIRGNNGEDIILKMPIGSLIYKFEPFGDLENWRNLCDNWTKTLIADFDSTECERVLLASGGLGGLGNNFRTPYESEFGTEPEENYYELQLKLIADVGLLGLPNVGKSTLFSTITRCVSKVGNYPFTTLSPYVGYIKFNDGFDLSIVDLPGIIDCGKENLFLGHLERVRLILYVIDPCNPTHNCIDNFNTLREKLIGFNLAEKPFIIVTSKMDVACKLSCQRTDELQQYLFSIGINAPIIPISAKYNMGLESLVKTMRKSLE
- a CDS encoding Snf7 family protein yields the protein MGFSRLFVCFRKPKTTYSSKMIKLKSLRDGLLEKRESLQDRLSKFNDMCLKYVKENDRTNALFVLKRKALVSKQLSILDELCFKILQLISDTESANFQVESIRNLEIGNKLLSEISKELNRKDFDSFMESDKRNLEEISERLGMITRSYEIDDLELVQELDFLTNDMNSMNFDHNYPQINEDDQQSFDLDLSKLKSVSSENTYTNRDFFTSKPTQIMA
- a CDS encoding putative integral membrane protein; amino-acid sequence: MAEKKPLSEVYKNVVYSVPDLYSYNDIQKLMDLNIRAAFKEIGLKIDNKVIYFRIFLYLVMNALGAYITFFVQVEKSKFLLKVMLIVFFSVFSLYIAYDKVLLRRAHFVVKLKNCKVLVWTKVKRLKGTYEIKYKKGGLKNKAETYTLPLGDLFFSDGECDYDHFVKLMEKLKPRLLSLDTRSKKKD